From a single Gemmatimonadota bacterium genomic region:
- a CDS encoding Ppx/GppA phosphatase family protein translates to MATAEASTLAAPLGDALTFPVRVACVDTGSNAIRFLAADFFSETRWHPVHYERVPIRLGHQVFLSGRLAAEHVDAAVKAFAGFREHLDRLEITHFRAVATSAVREARNGEELVERILTETGIELEMISGSEEARLVHLAVGRRIDLREQKWLLVDVGGGSVEVSLADDVGMLWAQSHTMGSVRLLEELSVAGDDPGRFRRLLGEYVSVLRLPSAAAYWQPAGLIATGGNIEALADFVHATPDERGVARLDVDDLTSAIELLARLSFNDKVEQLGLRDDRADVILPAAMVYARVAELAQVREIQVPFVGVKEGILLDLVDQFLSRRQHEERQLDQITTASVALGRRFLFDEAHGLTVARHADTLFTQLGALHGLEARDRLVLRAAAILHDIGLFISYKRHHHHSLYIISGSELPGFSPEEMRVVANVARYHRKSGPAPHHEHYMALPDDDRVRVTQLGALLRLADALDRQHSGMVDDVQARVEGMGLKLEMTGRGDLLLERWALTKKKNLFEETFGLKVKVRNRAPAD, encoded by the coding sequence ATGGCGACGGCTGAAGCCTCCACGCTGGCGGCCCCACTCGGGGACGCGCTCACGTTCCCGGTCCGGGTAGCCTGTGTCGACACGGGCTCCAATGCCATCCGCTTCCTGGCGGCCGACTTCTTCAGCGAGACCCGCTGGCACCCCGTCCACTACGAGCGCGTGCCCATCCGCCTCGGCCACCAGGTCTTCCTGTCCGGGCGCCTGGCGGCCGAGCACGTAGACGCCGCCGTAAAGGCCTTCGCCGGCTTCCGTGAGCACCTCGACCGCCTGGAGATCACCCACTTCCGGGCGGTTGCCACCAGCGCCGTCCGCGAAGCCCGCAATGGCGAGGAACTGGTCGAGCGCATCCTGACGGAGACCGGAATCGAGCTGGAGATGATCAGCGGCTCCGAGGAAGCCCGCCTCGTCCATCTGGCGGTCGGTCGACGGATCGATCTGCGCGAACAGAAGTGGCTTCTGGTCGACGTGGGAGGTGGATCCGTCGAGGTCTCGTTGGCCGACGATGTCGGCATGCTGTGGGCGCAATCGCACACCATGGGATCGGTACGACTGCTGGAGGAGCTGTCCGTGGCGGGCGACGATCCCGGACGGTTCCGTCGTCTGCTCGGCGAGTACGTGTCGGTGTTACGGCTTCCCTCCGCGGCCGCCTATTGGCAGCCGGCCGGCCTGATCGCGACGGGAGGGAACATCGAAGCGCTCGCCGACTTCGTGCATGCGACGCCGGACGAGCGAGGTGTGGCCCGCCTGGACGTGGATGACCTCACCTCGGCCATCGAGCTGCTGGCGCGCCTCTCCTTCAACGACAAGGTGGAGCAGTTGGGGCTACGCGACGACCGGGCCGACGTCATCCTACCCGCGGCCATGGTGTACGCGCGGGTGGCTGAGTTGGCTCAGGTCAGGGAGATCCAGGTGCCCTTCGTCGGCGTCAAGGAAGGCATCCTGCTCGACCTCGTCGACCAGTTCTTGTCGCGCCGCCAGCACGAGGAGCGTCAGCTCGACCAGATCACGACGGCCTCCGTGGCCCTGGGACGACGCTTCCTCTTCGACGAGGCACACGGACTCACCGTGGCACGGCATGCCGACACGCTCTTCACACAGCTCGGCGCCCTGCACGGCCTGGAGGCTCGCGACCGACTCGTCCTACGCGCCGCCGCCATCCTGCACGACATCGGACTGTTCATCTCCTACAAGCGTCACCACCACCATTCGCTGTACATCATCAGTGGCTCGGAGCTTCCAGGCTTCTCGCCGGAGGAGATGCGTGTGGTGGCCAACGTGGCCCGCTACCACCGCAAGTCGGGACCGGCACCGCACCACGAACACTACATGGCGCTACCCGACGACGATCGGGTGCGGGTGACGCAGCTGGGCGCGCTGCTGCGCCTGGCAGACGCACTGGACCGACAGCACTCGGGCATGGTCGACGACGTGCAGGCTCGCGTGGAAGGCATGGGGTTGAAGCTGGAGATGACCGGGCGCGGGGATCTCCTCCTGGAGCGCTGGGCGCTCACCAAGAAGAAGAACCTCTTCGAAGAGACCTTCGGGCTGAAAGTGAAGGTCCGGAACCGGGCTCCCGCAGACTGA
- a CDS encoding AAA family ATPase — translation MKIERVAIRGFGRFEGFDSGPEPLAPLTVVTGPNESGKSTFFSFLTTLLYGFSPAALERHPYAPWTGVQMEGEAALRLDDGTELVLKRRLLGAPWGRLEVAAAETDLRNRPLPFVEHVPRSVFTQVYALTLAELGRLEGATWSAIQDRMIASLIADDVRPASEVLEELLAEAGGLWRPNRRGNQSSRALADEIRDLQQRRREAAERDTRVRALDRTWGERRETLVRLRSERASCLAHVERLERLLPDSHRLQRLEALAARAAAPGTASLPLDPRGELERLVRDTAGLGERVAELERSRRGRVERATELGARAAPVLEAEAQWRAVRAEALRALAAETELAALDREPRPPADLDSVVVEPPAARFPAWIAALAGAAALVALLVWARSGSGLAGIVGVALALLAGSTGAWAWSRQAQERRARVDAELAAERRRTRLDEARRLEERRASLLQDVERGSEAAESLAERFGIFGGGGLTRTLEELERRRTEAGAWSAEARSLAETAEALAEEHEAVRARQRETEDARAALVDRLERLGEGDLERGIQTVEQTRAQGGEARRLTAEIEARHGSVAGLRVELERHAAELGPVREEALAEARAQVQEFTEQIEDLRGEVAGLEKDLTHLKSGPSVADVDSEIESLKEERARQERERDRKVLLARIIEEADRRFRERHQPDVVRRGADYVARITSGRYRSLTTGEGPGDAMLYVKHNGGPGIDVAGPLSTGTKEQIYLALRLAVVDHLDSGRERLPLFLDESFVNWDAERRDQGFRLLRELSRSRQIFVFTCHRDLADRLDTLGARVVRLGDGEQVELW, via the coding sequence GTGAAGATCGAGCGGGTGGCGATCCGCGGATTCGGGCGCTTCGAGGGGTTCGACTCCGGGCCCGAGCCCCTGGCCCCGCTGACCGTGGTGACGGGGCCCAACGAGAGTGGCAAGAGCACCTTTTTCTCGTTCCTGACCACGCTCCTCTACGGGTTCTCGCCGGCGGCCCTGGAGCGCCACCCCTACGCACCCTGGACGGGCGTGCAGATGGAGGGGGAGGCCGCGCTTCGCCTCGATGACGGCACCGAGCTGGTGTTGAAGCGCCGGCTGCTCGGCGCCCCCTGGGGTCGGCTGGAGGTCGCCGCCGCGGAGACGGACCTGCGCAACCGTCCGCTTCCGTTCGTCGAGCATGTCCCCCGCTCGGTGTTCACACAGGTGTACGCGCTGACGCTGGCAGAGCTGGGCCGGCTGGAGGGGGCCACCTGGTCGGCCATCCAGGACCGCATGATCGCCTCCTTGATCGCCGATGACGTCCGGCCGGCCAGTGAGGTGCTGGAGGAGCTGTTGGCGGAGGCGGGCGGCCTTTGGCGCCCGAACCGGCGGGGCAACCAGAGCAGCCGCGCCCTGGCCGACGAGATCCGGGATCTCCAGCAACGGCGCCGTGAGGCGGCCGAGAGGGATACCCGCGTGCGCGCGCTGGACCGCACCTGGGGGGAGCGACGCGAGACGCTGGTCCGCTTGCGCAGCGAGCGCGCGTCCTGCCTCGCACACGTGGAGCGGCTGGAGCGTCTGCTACCGGACTCCCACCGCCTGCAGCGTCTCGAAGCGCTCGCTGCCCGCGCCGCCGCCCCGGGAACGGCCAGCCTCCCGCTGGACCCGCGGGGCGAGCTGGAGCGTCTGGTGCGTGATACCGCGGGGCTGGGGGAGCGGGTGGCCGAGCTGGAGCGAAGCCGCCGCGGCCGGGTCGAGCGGGCCACGGAGCTGGGGGCGCGCGCGGCCCCGGTCCTCGAGGCCGAGGCCCAGTGGCGGGCAGTGCGCGCAGAGGCCCTGCGGGCACTGGCGGCCGAAACCGAGCTGGCCGCCCTGGACCGGGAACCCCGCCCTCCGGCCGACCTCGATTCCGTTGTGGTGGAGCCGCCCGCGGCCAGGTTCCCCGCTTGGATCGCCGCACTGGCCGGCGCCGCTGCCCTGGTGGCGCTGCTGGTCTGGGCCCGCTCCGGGAGCGGCCTGGCCGGCATCGTGGGCGTCGCCCTGGCCCTCCTGGCCGGATCGACCGGGGCCTGGGCCTGGTCGCGGCAGGCGCAGGAGCGGCGAGCCCGTGTCGACGCCGAGCTGGCCGCCGAGCGGCGTCGGACCCGACTGGACGAGGCCCGCCGGCTCGAGGAGCGCCGCGCCTCCCTCCTGCAGGACGTCGAGCGGGGCTCGGAAGCAGCCGAGTCCCTGGCCGAGCGCTTCGGGATCTTCGGGGGCGGAGGGCTGACCCGGACCCTGGAGGAGCTGGAACGCCGCCGCACCGAGGCGGGCGCCTGGTCCGCCGAAGCACGCTCGCTCGCCGAAACCGCGGAGGCCCTCGCCGAGGAGCACGAGGCCGTCCGCGCTCGTCAACGGGAGACCGAGGATGCCCGTGCCGCCCTGGTGGACCGACTCGAGCGTCTTGGAGAAGGGGATCTGGAGCGCGGAATCCAGACGGTCGAGCAGACCCGTGCCCAGGGCGGGGAGGCGCGGCGACTGACCGCGGAGATCGAAGCTCGCCACGGCAGCGTTGCCGGCCTGCGGGTGGAGCTGGAGCGTCACGCGGCGGAGCTGGGCCCCGTGCGTGAGGAGGCCCTGGCCGAGGCCCGAGCGCAGGTGCAGGAGTTCACCGAACAGATCGAGGACCTGCGGGGCGAGGTCGCCGGACTGGAGAAGGACCTCACGCACCTGAAGAGCGGGCCCTCGGTCGCGGACGTGGACTCCGAGATCGAGAGCCTGAAGGAAGAGCGCGCGCGTCAGGAGCGGGAGCGCGACCGCAAGGTGCTGCTGGCTCGGATCATCGAAGAGGCCGACCGCCGCTTCCGGGAGCGACATCAGCCGGACGTGGTCCGGCGCGGTGCCGACTACGTGGCCCGCATCACCAGCGGGCGCTACCGCTCCCTGACCACGGGCGAAGGGCCGGGCGACGCCATGCTGTACGTGAAGCACAATGGCGGGCCCGGCATCGACGTGGCTGGACCCTTGTCCACCGGGACCAAGGAGCAGATCTACCTGGCGCTCCGCCTGGCGGTCGTCGACCACCTCGACAGCGGCCGCGAACGACTGCCGCTCTTCCTGGACGAGAGCTTCGTCAACTGGGACGCGGAGCGCCGCGATCAGGGCTTCCGCCTGCTGCGCGAGTTGTCGCGTTCCCGTCAGATCTTCGTGTTCACCTGCCATCGCGATCTGGCGGATCGCCTGGACACGCTCGGGGCGCGTGTGGTGCGGCTGGGAGACGGCGAGCAGGTGGAGCTCTGGTGA
- a CDS encoding DNA repair exonuclease: MRLLHLADVHLDTPSPGRSELVRQRLRSASRDALRRAVDLALAEQVHAVVIAGDLFDGSRLSFDTERFLLAEMGRLAEAGIPAIYATGNHDAPELGSRAFELPWPESLTVVARAEPVRVEISAPDGTPVGAVTAIGHPTSHETRDLSDLLPPPPQQRLPEVAVLHTQVRRAESSDRHHPYAPTTLEALLRTGYHCWALGHVHRRQVLHTGPLISYCGNPQGRTFNETGPRGVQLLDLTDPRAPKVSFHETARLRFETLPVDALDQCHSLDALVRTVEASWRHRLDSEGSGADEWIVRVELSGPCPLSRELAEADDLRVLEDELAGRLGALAVEVWSSTHPVLRVEDHLDRDDVLGEALRLIANLEAGKESLSRVDPGELAGCDEPAGARRDDYLRSLLMDAGPGLVALLRIPDPETGA; this comes from the coding sequence ATGCGACTGCTGCATCTGGCCGACGTCCATCTGGACACACCCTCTCCGGGTCGCTCGGAGCTGGTGCGGCAACGCCTGCGCAGCGCATCGCGCGACGCCCTGCGGCGCGCCGTGGACCTGGCGTTGGCCGAGCAGGTCCACGCGGTGGTGATCGCCGGAGATCTGTTCGACGGGTCCCGCCTCTCCTTCGACACCGAACGCTTCCTGCTCGCCGAGATGGGCCGACTCGCCGAGGCCGGAATCCCTGCGATCTACGCCACCGGCAACCACGACGCCCCGGAGCTGGGGTCGAGGGCCTTCGAGCTCCCCTGGCCCGAGTCCCTCACCGTGGTGGCGCGGGCCGAGCCCGTGCGCGTCGAGATCAGCGCGCCGGACGGCACGCCCGTGGGCGCGGTCACAGCCATCGGCCACCCGACCTCCCACGAGACGCGGGACCTCTCGGACTTGCTGCCGCCACCGCCCCAGCAGCGACTTCCCGAGGTCGCGGTCCTGCACACCCAGGTACGGCGCGCAGAATCGTCGGATCGCCACCATCCCTACGCGCCGACGACGCTGGAAGCCCTGCTGCGGACCGGATACCACTGCTGGGCCCTGGGCCACGTCCACCGCCGCCAGGTTCTCCACACCGGCCCGCTCATCAGCTACTGCGGCAACCCGCAGGGTCGCACTTTCAACGAGACCGGGCCGCGGGGCGTCCAGCTGCTGGACCTCACCGACCCGCGGGCGCCGAAGGTCAGCTTCCACGAGACGGCCCGACTGCGGTTCGAGACCCTCCCCGTGGATGCCCTCGATCAATGCCACTCGCTGGACGCGCTGGTGCGCACCGTCGAGGCCTCCTGGAGGCACCGCCTGGACTCCGAGGGCTCCGGGGCCGACGAATGGATCGTCCGGGTGGAGCTGAGCGGCCCCTGCCCCCTCAGCCGCGAGCTCGCGGAGGCAGACGACCTGCGGGTGCTGGAAGACGAGCTGGCCGGCCGCCTGGGCGCGTTGGCGGTGGAGGTGTGGTCGTCCACCCATCCCGTGCTCCGTGTCGAGGACCATCTGGACCGGGACGACGTGCTGGGCGAAGCACTCCGCCTCATCGCGAACCTGGAGGCGGGGAAGGAATCCCTCTCCCGCGTCGATCCCGGGGAGCTGGCCGGCTGCGACGAGCCCGCTGGAGCCAGGCGCGATGACTATCTGCGCAGCCTGCTGATGGACGCGGGCCCCGGCCTGGTGGCGCTCCTGCGGATCCCGGATCCGGAGACGGGAGCGTGA
- a CDS encoding NAD-glutamate dehydrogenase, which yields MSQATEAAVQSIRAKSPEAGAVCDLLLERVAPDEAGLAVRLAERVFTRARPEFARERSAESLAQLILGILRFLQASRPDRVDVQVINPDLDNEEGWYAPVTVIRTNVSERPFVVDTLREFLHSQGMEIENYIYPMLQVSRTPQGRVYDVRPPEDHDLESLIHCEVGRVTDPETLEFLEAEIRRRLTDVVAATDDFGSMITAANRVVDRLSSSAQDLPSLASELQEIEEFLRWLRDGGFVFLGYRAYRIEGDPTSPEKRVQVEDGSGLGILRDESSSSFARPVPVSQIPSGMRPFVDQGPTLIISKTNAESTVHRRARMDYIGVKRLDQGGRIVGEDRFLGLFTSKAFGEDAARIPILRTKLQEILSASGVNPGSHDYKEIITIFNSMPKEDLFLSPASVVGSEIQTILKAYHTHDVRVATREDRLGRGGVVTVILPRERFSAEVRKNVEALLKERFAAEVLNYHLALGSGDQARLHFSLAAPPDRFHNVDREALEHSVLAIIVSWADRVAEELAQVRSPDEARRLGQWYGEAFSREYRVATDAGTAIREILEIEAMIADGRSESILLWNPAEEGDGERWTSLNLYLRGSKLVLSDFMPILDNMRLRVLGVTPFDLTDSSGVKTVIYAFQVQGSDGSPITISEVGTLLSDALLAVRAGDASNDALNALVVKAGLTWREVEVLRAYATYAFQLGAVPSRQILPATLIRYPDLAALLLEAFRTAFNPDGPPDRESRNAELETIEARFRSSLKRVDSLAEDRVLRNAWTLVRATVRTNYYRHGGRAATGRSGGVPYISLKFDCTRMPDLTRHRLLYEVWVRSPRMEGVHLRGAKVARGGIRWSDRPDDFRTEILGLVKTQMVKNAVIVPAGSKGGFVTLRRFDDREAQAEEARTQYQTLIRGLLDLTDNLVDGHATTPAGVYAHDDPDPYLVVAADKGTATFSDVANAISAEYGFWLGDAFASGGSNGYDHKAVGITARGAWECVKRHFREKGKDIQSEPFTVVGIGDMSGDVFGNGMLLSRQIRLLAAFDHRHIFIDPDPDPERSFLERERMFKLGRSSWADYDRTVMSPGAMLVPRGAKEVELTPEARSALGLTADVPVGDGEALVRAILKAPVELLWNGGIGTYVKASGESHANAGDPPNDAVRIDAPELHAEVVGEGGNLGLTQRARVEYALRGGRLNTDALDNSGGVDLSDHEVNLKILLNALVTDGRLGLDGRNQLLEDLTDEVADAVLADNDSQSLAVSLDELRAGESLDDFRHLISGLEREGLLDRAAETLPTWEELSERRDRNQSLTRPELAVLLSYAKIHATRATLDSGVPDDPAAASYLVHYFPPRAAQMAGAEVLHGHRLRQEIIAGQLTNDLVDLMGATFVYRLASETGHSAGEVVRAWLISARLADHHRVFKALDERRDLPAATAYAWRMRLARVFERTTRWVLENANADEAVATIVERNAASLEALRRAFPDVVRGFDKSVYEQRVAEAVSQGADPAFARDVITLRYLDHLLEILVIARETKAEAVDAARAFYAASEVMWLPWLRQEIFRTAGHGHWEQRAAQALNGDLGRAHRTVVARLMEMVSEGGVEEALSTLRRTEQRGAARIARLVEEIQTENAQGLAPLSVVVREVSALGRRVGGNGGDARP from the coding sequence ATGAGCCAGGCCACCGAGGCCGCCGTCCAATCCATTCGGGCCAAATCCCCCGAGGCCGGCGCTGTCTGCGACCTCCTCCTTGAACGCGTCGCTCCCGATGAAGCAGGCTTGGCCGTGCGCCTGGCTGAACGCGTCTTCACCCGCGCCCGCCCCGAGTTCGCGCGGGAGCGCAGCGCGGAGTCGCTCGCCCAGCTGATCCTGGGCATCCTGCGCTTCCTGCAGGCCAGTCGCCCCGACCGCGTAGACGTCCAGGTCATCAATCCGGATCTGGACAACGAGGAAGGCTGGTATGCTCCGGTGACGGTCATCCGCACCAACGTCTCCGAGCGACCTTTCGTGGTGGACACGCTGCGCGAGTTCCTGCACTCGCAGGGCATGGAGATCGAGAACTACATCTATCCCATGCTCCAGGTCTCGCGTACGCCGCAGGGCCGCGTCTACGACGTCCGCCCTCCGGAGGACCACGACCTCGAGTCGCTCATCCACTGCGAGGTGGGTCGCGTCACGGATCCGGAGACGCTCGAGTTCCTGGAGGCGGAGATCCGCCGGCGGCTGACGGACGTGGTGGCGGCTACCGACGACTTCGGCTCCATGATCACCGCGGCCAATCGCGTAGTGGATCGGTTGTCGTCGTCCGCTCAGGACCTTCCGTCCCTGGCGAGCGAGCTCCAGGAGATCGAGGAGTTCCTGCGTTGGCTCCGTGACGGGGGGTTCGTCTTCCTCGGCTACCGGGCCTATCGCATCGAAGGAGATCCGACGTCTCCCGAGAAGCGTGTCCAGGTCGAGGACGGCTCCGGCTTGGGCATTCTGCGCGACGAGTCCAGCTCGTCGTTCGCGCGACCGGTGCCCGTCTCGCAGATCCCGAGCGGCATGCGTCCCTTCGTCGATCAGGGTCCGACTCTGATCATCAGCAAGACGAACGCCGAGTCGACCGTGCACCGACGCGCCCGCATGGACTACATCGGCGTGAAGCGGCTGGACCAGGGCGGTCGGATCGTAGGCGAGGACCGCTTCCTGGGGTTGTTCACGTCCAAGGCGTTCGGGGAGGACGCGGCGCGCATCCCCATCCTGCGCACCAAGCTGCAGGAGATCCTGTCGGCATCGGGCGTCAATCCGGGCTCGCACGACTACAAGGAGATCATCACGATCTTCAACTCGATGCCGAAAGAGGACTTGTTCCTCTCTCCTGCATCGGTGGTGGGCAGCGAGATCCAGACCATCCTCAAGGCCTACCACACGCACGACGTGCGGGTCGCGACCCGCGAGGACCGGCTGGGCCGTGGTGGCGTGGTGACCGTGATCCTCCCGCGTGAGCGCTTCTCGGCCGAAGTGCGTAAGAACGTCGAGGCGCTGCTGAAGGAGCGCTTCGCGGCCGAAGTGCTCAACTACCATCTGGCCTTGGGGTCCGGGGATCAGGCCCGGCTGCACTTCTCGTTGGCGGCACCGCCGGACCGCTTCCACAACGTCGACCGCGAGGCGCTGGAGCACTCGGTGCTCGCGATCATCGTGAGCTGGGCCGACCGCGTGGCCGAGGAGCTGGCGCAGGTGCGCTCTCCCGACGAGGCCCGCCGCCTCGGTCAGTGGTACGGGGAGGCGTTCAGCCGTGAATACCGCGTCGCCACCGACGCTGGCACCGCGATCCGCGAGATCCTCGAGATCGAGGCCATGATCGCGGACGGCAGGAGCGAGTCCATTCTGCTCTGGAACCCCGCCGAGGAGGGGGACGGCGAGCGCTGGACGTCCCTCAACCTGTACCTGCGTGGCAGCAAGCTGGTCCTGTCGGACTTCATGCCGATCCTGGACAACATGCGCCTGCGAGTGCTGGGCGTGACCCCCTTCGATCTGACGGATTCCAGTGGGGTCAAGACCGTCATCTACGCGTTCCAGGTCCAGGGGTCCGACGGCTCGCCCATCACGATCAGCGAGGTGGGCACGCTGCTCTCGGATGCGCTGTTGGCGGTGCGAGCGGGCGACGCGTCCAACGACGCCTTGAATGCATTGGTGGTGAAGGCCGGACTCACCTGGCGTGAGGTCGAGGTGCTGCGTGCCTACGCGACCTATGCCTTCCAGCTCGGGGCCGTGCCCAGCCGTCAGATCCTCCCAGCGACCTTGATCCGCTATCCGGATCTGGCCGCGTTGCTGTTGGAGGCGTTCCGTACGGCCTTCAATCCGGACGGTCCTCCGGACCGGGAGTCGCGCAACGCGGAGCTGGAGACGATCGAGGCACGCTTCAGGAGCAGCTTGAAGCGAGTCGATTCGCTGGCCGAGGATCGTGTGCTCCGTAACGCCTGGACGCTGGTGCGGGCGACGGTGCGCACCAACTACTACCGGCATGGTGGCCGGGCGGCCACGGGGCGCTCCGGCGGCGTGCCGTACATCTCGCTCAAGTTCGATTGCACGCGCATGCCGGACCTCACCCGGCACCGCCTGCTCTACGAGGTGTGGGTGCGCTCCCCTCGCATGGAAGGTGTGCACCTGCGGGGAGCCAAGGTCGCGCGCGGCGGGATTCGTTGGAGCGATCGCCCGGATGACTTCCGCACGGAGATCCTGGGCCTGGTCAAGACCCAGATGGTCAAGAATGCCGTGATCGTGCCCGCCGGCTCCAAGGGCGGCTTTGTGACCTTGCGGCGTTTCGACGACCGCGAAGCCCAGGCCGAGGAAGCCAGGACCCAGTACCAGACCCTGATCCGCGGGCTGCTGGACCTGACCGACAATCTGGTGGACGGACACGCCACGACGCCTGCGGGTGTGTACGCGCACGACGACCCGGACCCGTATCTGGTGGTCGCGGCCGACAAGGGAACGGCCACGTTCTCCGATGTCGCCAACGCCATCTCTGCCGAGTACGGCTTCTGGCTGGGTGACGCCTTCGCGTCCGGAGGTTCGAACGGGTACGACCACAAGGCCGTCGGCATCACGGCCCGCGGCGCCTGGGAGTGCGTCAAACGTCACTTCCGCGAGAAGGGCAAGGACATCCAGAGCGAGCCGTTCACCGTGGTCGGGATCGGCGACATGAGCGGTGACGTGTTCGGTAACGGCATGTTGCTGTCGAGACAGATCCGGCTGCTCGCCGCCTTCGACCACCGCCACATCTTCATCGACCCCGATCCGGATCCCGAGCGCTCCTTCCTCGAACGAGAACGGATGTTCAAGCTCGGGCGCTCGAGTTGGGCAGACTACGATCGCACGGTGATGAGTCCGGGAGCGATGCTGGTGCCGCGCGGGGCCAAGGAAGTGGAGTTGACGCCAGAAGCACGCTCTGCACTGGGCCTGACCGCGGACGTACCGGTGGGGGATGGCGAAGCGTTGGTGCGGGCCATCCTGAAGGCTCCCGTCGAGCTCCTGTGGAACGGCGGCATCGGGACCTATGTGAAGGCGTCCGGCGAGAGCCACGCCAACGCCGGCGATCCGCCCAACGACGCCGTGCGCATCGACGCTCCCGAGCTTCACGCCGAGGTGGTGGGCGAAGGCGGGAATCTGGGCCTTACGCAACGCGCCCGTGTCGAGTATGCGCTCCGGGGGGGGCGCCTGAACACGGACGCGCTGGACAACTCGGGTGGCGTTGACCTCTCCGACCATGAGGTCAATCTCAAGATCCTGCTCAACGCTCTGGTCACGGATGGGCGCCTGGGCTTGGATGGCCGCAACCAGTTGTTGGAGGACCTGACGGACGAGGTGGCGGACGCCGTGCTCGCCGACAACGACTCGCAGAGCCTGGCCGTGTCGCTGGACGAGCTACGTGCTGGGGAGAGCCTCGACGACTTCCGCCACCTGATCTCCGGCTTGGAGCGCGAAGGCCTGTTGGACCGGGCCGCGGAGACGCTCCCCACCTGGGAGGAGCTGTCGGAGCGACGGGACCGCAATCAGAGCCTGACGCGGCCCGAGCTGGCCGTCCTCCTGTCCTACGCCAAGATCCACGCGACACGGGCCACGCTGGACAGCGGCGTGCCCGATGACCCTGCGGCGGCGTCGTACCTCGTGCACTATTTCCCGCCCCGCGCGGCTCAGATGGCCGGCGCCGAGGTCCTGCACGGGCATCGCCTGCGCCAGGAGATCATCGCCGGGCAACTCACGAACGACCTGGTGGACCTGATGGGCGCCACCTTCGTCTACCGGCTGGCGTCTGAGACGGGCCACAGTGCGGGTGAAGTGGTGCGGGCCTGGTTGATCTCTGCCCGTCTGGCGGACCACCACCGGGTGTTCAAGGCCCTGGATGAGCGACGCGACCTGCCCGCCGCCACCGCCTACGCCTGGCGCATGCGACTGGCCCGGGTGTTCGAGCGCACGACGCGGTGGGTGTTGGAAAATGCCAACGCGGATGAAGCCGTGGCGACGATCGTGGAGCGCAATGCCGCCTCGCTGGAGGCGCTCCGCCGCGCATTCCCGGACGTGGTGCGGGGATTCGACAAGTCGGTCTACGAACAGCGCGTCGCCGAAGCCGTCAGCCAGGGTGCCGACCCGGCCTTCGCACGTGATGTGATCACGCTTCGCTACCTCGACCATCTGCTCGAGATCCTGGTCATCGCCCGGGAGACGAAAGCCGAGGCTGTCGACGCGGCTCGTGCCTTCTACGCGGCCTCCGAGGTGATGTGGTTGCCGTGGCTACGCCAGGAGATCTTCCGCACGGCCGGCCATGGCCACTGGGAGCAGCGCGCGGCCCAGGCGCTGAATGGAGACCTCGGACGGGCCCATCGCACGGTGGTGGCGCGTCTGATGGAGATGGTGAGCGAAGGCGGCGTCGAGGAGGCACTGTCCACGCTGCGCAGGACCGAGCAGCGGGGTGCCGCTCGCATCGCGCGCCTGGTCGAGGAGATCCAGACCGAGAACGCCCAGGGGCTCGCGCCCCTGTCGGTGGTGGTGCGGGAAGTGAGCGCCCTCGGCCGTCGCGTGGGCGGCAACGGCGGGGATGCCCGTCCTTGA